One Chanodichthys erythropterus isolate Z2021 chromosome 22, ASM2448905v1, whole genome shotgun sequence DNA window includes the following coding sequences:
- the scarb2c gene encoding lysosome membrane protein 2c, whose protein sequence is MWLRSCCVWGTGLICILLLIAGIAMVVSQVFLKLLNNRIKEQVVLENGTEAFSVWQNPPPPVYMQFYFFNLTNPEEVLNGDKPSVIEIGPYTYREYRPKEDVKFMDNGTRVQAVNPKTYVFEPNMSRGSEDDLVRTVNIPAVTVMEKYKDTFLVSRIISDLMKSLSVGVFKTFSVGDLLWGYEDPLLKEFKVFEPALDDHFGLFYKKNGTNDGDYVFFTGKKNYQDFARINEWNGQSSLNWWSSDECNMINGTDGASFHPIITKTEKLYIFSSDLCRSIYALYESDVSVQGVPGFRFVPPSEVFANLTINPDNAGFCVPAGNCLGSGLLNASVCKEGAPIIMSSPHFYQADDKFVQDVFGMNPKKEEHETVIDINPLTGLLLRGAKRVQVNVYLHQIPTFSETGKIRTLVFPVMYLNESVVIDEESAKKLQVVVNEANVIINIPFIVISVGILLGVIFIVLVCRQQVPESTVDERQPLISS, encoded by the exons ATGTGGCTCCGGTCCTGCTGTGTTTGGGGCACTGGGTTGATCTGCATTCTGCTGTTAATCGCCGGGATTGCGATGGTTGTGTCGCAAGTCTTTCTGAAGCTCTTAAACAACAGAATAAAGGAg CAAgtagttctggaaaatggtacAGAAGCGTTTTCAGTGTGGCAAAACCCGCCTCCGCCTGTTTACATGCAGTTTTACTTCTTTAATCTGACCAATCCAGAAGAGGTTCTGAACGGAGACAAACCCTCGGTCATAGAGATCGGCCCGTACACGTACAG GGAGTATCGACCAAAAGAGGATGTGAAATTTATGGACAACGGAACCAGAGTTCAGGCTGTCAATCCAAAAACATACGTGTTTGAGCCTAACATGTCACGCGGCTCTGAGGACGACCTTGTTCGGACGGTCAACATCCCCGCTGTG ACCGTGATGGAGAAATACAAAGATACCTTCTTAGTCAGTCGCATCATCTCTGACCTGATGAAATCCCTGAGCGTCGGCGTGTTCAAGACGTTCAGTGTCGGTGACCTGCTGTGGGGTTACGAAGACCCGCTGCTTAAAGAATTCAAGGTTTTTGAGCCTGCGCTGGACGACCACTTCGGACTTTTCTACAAG AAAAATGGCACAAATGACGGTGATTATGTGTTCTTCACGGGGAAGAAGAATTATCAGGACTTTGCTCGTATAAACGAGTGGAACGGACAGAG TTCATTAAACTGGTGGAGTTCAGACGAGTGTAACATGATCAACGGCACAGACGGAGCGTCTTTCCATCCAATCATCACGAAAACTGAGAAACTCTACATATTCTCCTCTGATCTGTGCAG GTCCATTTATGCTCTGTACGAGTCTGACGTGAGCGTTCAAGGGGTTCCTGGTTTCCGTTTTGTTCCACCCAGCGAGGTTTTCGCTAATCTTACGATTAACCCAGATAACGCAGGTTTCTGTGTGCCGGCCGGTAACTGTCTCGGCTCCGGCCTCCTCAACGCCAGTGTGTGTAAAGAAG GTGCGCCCATCATCATGTCCTCCCCTCACTTCTACCAGGCAGATGACAAGTTTGTCCAGGATGTTTTCGGGATGAATCCCAAGAAGGAGGAGCACGAGACGGTCATTGACATCAACCCG CTCACGGGACTCTTGCTTCGGGGAGCGAAGCGTGTTCAGGTGAACGTCTACCTGCATCAGATCCCAACGTTCAG TGAAACTGGGAAAATCCGGACGCTGGTGTTTCCAGTGATGTACCTTAATGAG AGCGTGGTTATTGATGAGGAATCTGCCAAGAAGCTGCAAGTGGTGGTTAATGAGGCTAACGTGATCATCAACATCCCCTTCATAGTGATCAGTGTAGGCATCTTACTGGGCGTGATCTTCATCGTGCTCGTGTGCCGACAGCAGGTGCCAGAG AGCACTGTGGATGAGCGGCAGCCCCTGATTTCATCATAA
- the LOC137012550 gene encoding liver-expressed antimicrobial peptide 2-like, with translation MITANQRLLVLLLALLLALQVQSAPVDTDWATGLIHRAKRSLLWRWNTLKPVGSGCRDHYECGTNYCRKHTCSFNKALQA, from the exons ATGATCACAGCAAACCAGCGTCTGCTCGTCCTTCTGCTCGCTCTACTCTTGGCCTTGCAG gTCCAGTCGGCACCCGTAGATACTGACTGGGCAACTGGACTGATCCATCGGGCCAAACGCTCGTTACTATGGCGCTGGAACACTCTGAAACCCGTGGGTTCTGGATGCAGAGATCACTACGAGTGTGGAACAAACTACTGCAG GAAACACACGTGCTCCTTTAATAAAGCTCTACAGGCGTAG
- the c22h18orf54 gene encoding lung adenoma susceptibility protein 2, whose translation MASEEGLASPESSVTSLLATSGRLQSSFHPEPVAIIKYKDKRYVSASEALDAYICDFQRSLRDSETSTGRLELPKELSKPHPRNRDVLKTSLTDGELNFLNIPVRKRDSDRLSVTTDDLLALPNDGSLPVTRTSALLSRSGSFPLGLSFNSSSRSHSRPGVTQKRSAQRPVPPASRKSLPVDNLLMGSLRSCHQAPPPNILLANQTHPPDTPRSRDLPRWMTSQKSEMDFSGMTSVPDLKYPVWLRQCEVSSDGQQSDRPLRVPSWVGELEQSSRDTKEDQIGSLILRAEQMLNSSSLGLCEPLKEHNSSGDTEDALDANRSWDNPPVAFKSPVPVGGADEPQPPEELQRSKSAASCSSGYSSRKHPGPVEALKHMLFRLQAVEHNISQSHASSEDQTTAHLERETLEPVPQEETEETVMGSGESLRRTLHHLDRLKTLVDDMNERKARAEDDGTDCTHTPAANITNGARIKKHL comes from the exons ATGGCGTCTGAAGAGGGCCTGGCGTCCCCTGAGTCGAGCGTCACGTCTCTGCTGGCCACGTCAGGACGCCTGCAGAGCTCGTTCCATCCAGAGCCCGTCGCCATCATCAAATACAAGGACAAACGCTACGTCTCTGCGTCAGAGGCGCTGGATGCGTACATCTGTGATTTCCAGAGGAGTCTGCGGGACTCTGAGACGTCAACAGGGAGGCTTGAGCTGCCCAAAGAGCTTTCAAAACCTCATCCCAGGAACAGAGATG TCCTGAAGACGAGTTTGACGGATGGAGAGTTGAACTTCCTGAATATTCCCGTCCGGAAGAGAGACTCCGATCGTCTCAGTGTGACCACCGATGACCTCTTGGCTCTCCCAAATGACGGCTCTCTCCCTGTGACCCGCACCTCCGCCCTCCTCTCCCGGTCAGGGAGCTTTCCGTTGGGATTGAGCTTCAACTCTAGTTCCCGGTCGCACTCGCGGCCCGGAGTGACTCAGAAACGCTCCGCGCAGCGACCCGTTCCACCAGCCAGCAGGAAGTCTCTGCCTGTGGACAATTTACTGATGGGCAGCTTGCGATCATGTCACCAAGCTCCTCCTCCTAACATCCTGCTAGCCAATCAGACGCATCCACCCGACACACCCAGATCCAGGGATCTCCCACGCTGGATGACCAGCCAGAAATCTGAAATGGATTTTTCGGGCATGACCAGCGTTCCTGACCTGAAGTACCCGGTGTGGCTCAGACAGTGTGAGGTGTCGTCCGACGGCCAGCAGAGCGATCGTCCTCTCAGAGTTCCTTCATGGGTCGGAGAGCTGGAACAGTCCAGCAGAGACACTAAAG AAGATCAGATTGGTTCTCTGATCTTAAGAGCCGAGCAGATGTTAAACTCGTCTTCTCTTGGTCTCTGTGAGCCGCTGAAGGAGCACAACAGCTCAGGAGATACGGAGGACGCGCTGGACGCAAACCGATCCTGGGACAATCCGCCTGTGGCCTT TAAATCTCCAGTGCCAGTGGGTGGCGCAGATGAGCCGCAACCGCCTGAAGAACTTCAGAGGAGCAAG TCTGCAGCTTCCTGTTCATCAGGATACAGCAGCAGGAAACATCCTGGTCCAGTAGAGGCGCTCAAACACATGCTGTTCCGCCTACAGGCCGTCGAACacaacatcagccaatcacatgcgtCCAGTGAAGACCAAACCACTGCACACTTGGAGAGAGAAACACTGGAGCCG GTTCCTCAGGAGGAAACAGAAGAAACTGTCATGGGAAGTGGCGAGTCGTTACGGAG AACTCTTCATCACCTGGACAGACTGAAAACACTTGTGGACGACATGAACGAGAGGAAGGCCAGAGCAGAGGATGATGGGACAGATTGTACGCACACACCAGCAGCTAATATCACAAACGGTGCCAGAATCAAGAAGCACTTATGA